The following nucleotide sequence is from Paenibacillus andongensis.
AAACGAAGTGCTCATCTGATTGACCCGGAATTAAAGGCATATGCGGACTCGTTGCCTGATGGGGGATTAACTAGGGAAGTATTACCCTATGTCATTGAACTCTTAGGAAACCAAATTAGGCCGCTTCCGGAGGATTTACCACTCACAGTATCGGAAAAGTTTGTTCCCGGTCCCGAGGGGGCTCCGGAAGTACGAGTCCTCGTATTTACGCCAACTAATACAAGTACTCCGCGACCCGGTTATTTATATATCCATGGTGGGGGCATGGTGATGGGGTCTCCGGAAGCTGACCAGGTAGACACTGCGGAAATGGCAGTAGCACTCGGATGCAGTATCGTATCCGTCGACTATCGATTGGCACCGCAAACTCGCCACCCTGGACCAATCGAGGATTGTTACGCTGCACTCTTTTGGATGTACAACCATGCGGAAGAATTAGGCATTGATCCGAACCGCATAGCGATTGGAGGGGAGAGTGCCGGCGGAGGTCTCGCAGCTTCCCTTTCCTTGCTCGCTCGTGACCGAGGTGAAGTGCCAATTATTTTTCAACGAATTGCAGCTCCTATGCTGGATGATCGTACATGTATAGCAGAACCTCACCCATACAACGGTGAATATATGTGGACGGCAGAAAGCAATCGTTTCGGGTGGACTTCATATCTGGGACATGAACCGGGTATTGATGGCGTATCTTACTATGCTTCAGCATCCCGGGCCGAGGACCTGACCAGGCTGCCGGCAACGTTCATCACTGTAGGAGCCCTTGATCTTTTTCTGGATGAGAGTATGGAATATGCCCAACGCTTAATCCGCGCAGGAGTGCCTACGGAACTACATGTCTATCCAGGCGCATTTCATGGCTCCCCCGCAGTGAATGATGCCCGGATTTCAAAAAACGAGCAGCAAGCGCGTTTTGATGCTTTGCACCGTGCATTTTATGGATAAACCGATGGTGGTAAAATCTCCGTGAACGTTTACGGCGGATGGTTGTGCCAGCCAAAACACATCGATCCGAGCAACTTCCGACCGGTCACGAAATAGGGGGTTGCTTCGAGCACCTTCTTTGACTACATCGTGAATTCCGTCGTCTCCGTCCGTCAGTATATAGCATACACGCAGTTCCAGGCTCTCTAGAAGCAATTTGCAAGAGGAGCGGAGAAGATCATTGATAGAAAAATTAGAACATACCTAATGGAGGTGCATGAAATGACATTTTCGGAAAATTCAACATTGGGCGAATTACTTAGTCATATAGCTGCGGCTGGAGTTTTGGAAAAGCATTTGCCTGGAGTCACGACAAGTCCGATGGTAAGTATGGGAAAGAGCTTCACCTTGAAGCAATTTAGCGCTTTTCCGCAGGCGAATATTCCCGCGGACCTCCTTTCTGCGATTGTGAAGGATTTAGCGAGTATTCCAACAGATGATCAGCCGAGTCCTCGGCAGAACGACCGTAGCGAACGCCAACAGGTAACCCAATCCATGGATGGGGTCGCGATCGTGACAGGAGCCGGCGGAGGTATTGGCCGTGCTGCTTCAATTAAGTTATCCCAAGCAGGATTCAAGGTCGTCGCCGTCGACTTTAACACCATGACGGGCGAAGAGACGGTTAAACTCATCCTCGAACAAGGCGGAGAAGGCATGTTTGTTCAAGCAGACGTCTCCAAGGAAGAGGATGTTGAACGATATACGAAGATGGCCATGGATGCGTACGGTCGAATCGACGTCTTTTTTAACAACGCCGGTATTCTGCAGAAGTTCTCGCTGATCGAGGATCTTGATACATCCGATTTCGATCGCATGATGAACGTTAACGTTCGGGGTGTTTTCCTTGGATTGAAGAAAGTGCTTAAGGTAATGAACGGCCAAGGGTTCGGTTCGATCATTAACACAGCGTCGACCGCAGGATTGCGTGCCGAGCATAGTATGGCCGCTTATACCGCAAGCAAGCACGCCGTCATCGGTCTGACGAAAGCAGCGGCGATTGAATATGTACGCAAGGGTGTTCGCGTGAATGCCATATGCCCAGGTGGTGTCGATACGGCGCTGACTCAGTCCGTTCCTATGATGATGCAGGAATCCGGGTATACACCTGAAGAGTTCCCTAACATGCGGCTCGGGCGATTCGCAGAACCTTCCGAGATTGCGGAGATGGTCGTGTTCCTGGCGTCTGACAAGTCCAGCTATATGACAGGCTCGATTATCGTGGTGGACGGCGGATTGACGCTGTAAATGCAAACTAGTTTCTATACTTCAATAAAATAGGAGGATTAATATGAAACAGAGAATCAAAATCGATAAGACCGCTCCAAACGTAGGTGCATTGGATTTTTCCTGGTTACTGGACGCGCCTGCGGGCAAGCATGGGTTCACGGAAGTTAAAGATGGGCGTTTATACTTTGAGGATGGCACTCGTGCGAAATTCATTGGATTTAATGTGCCCACTCGTTCCAATACGCCTGACCATGAAACAGCGGAGCGTCTCGCGGAACGCTTTGCGTCCTTGGGCGTTAATGTCGTCCGCCTTCATGCAGCCGATGCGCCCCTCGGCCCCTCCGGCTGGAGCTCGAGTCTCGATAACCCGTTGATCGACTACAATAGCGGTTCAAGCCGAATCTTCAATGAGAAGGGCCTAGATCGCTTTGATTATTTTGTTGCGAAGTTAAAAGAGAAAGGCATTTACCTGCAAGTGGATCTCTTGGTGGCTCGTGCTTTTATAGACGGAGACGATCTGGATTATCCTGATGCGCCAG
It contains:
- a CDS encoding alpha/beta hydrolase yields the protein MKRSAHLIDPELKAYADSLPDGGLTREVLPYVIELLGNQIRPLPEDLPLTVSEKFVPGPEGAPEVRVLVFTPTNTSTPRPGYLYIHGGGMVMGSPEADQVDTAEMAVALGCSIVSVDYRLAPQTRHPGPIEDCYAALFWMYNHAEELGIDPNRIAIGGESAGGGLAASLSLLARDRGEVPIIFQRIAAPMLDDRTCIAEPHPYNGEYMWTAESNRFGWTSYLGHEPGIDGVSYYASASRAEDLTRLPATFITVGALDLFLDESMEYAQRLIRAGVPTELHVYPGAFHGSPAVNDARISKNEQQARFDALHRAFYG
- a CDS encoding SDR family NAD(P)-dependent oxidoreductase, yielding MDGVAIVTGAGGGIGRAASIKLSQAGFKVVAVDFNTMTGEETVKLILEQGGEGMFVQADVSKEEDVERYTKMAMDAYGRIDVFFNNAGILQKFSLIEDLDTSDFDRMMNVNVRGVFLGLKKVLKVMNGQGFGSIINTASTAGLRAEHSMAAYTASKHAVIGLTKAAAIEYVRKGVRVNAICPGGVDTALTQSVPMMMQESGYTPEEFPNMRLGRFAEPSEIAEMVVFLASDKSSYMTGSIIVVDGGLTL